In Catenulispora sp. GP43, the genomic window GATCCCTCCTGTCCGGCGGCAGGCAGACCATCGTGCAAGGGTTCTGCAACCGCACCGGCAGACCGATCGAGGGATCCATCCTCGTCGCCCCGACCCTGGAGGCAGGACTCTACGACGCGATCGTCTCCGCGAGCGCCGTGGTGTGCAGCTCCGGAGGCCGCACCGGCCACATGCAGTCCATCTGCCGGGGCCGGGGAATCCCCGTGCTCAGGATCGACCACGCCGACCTGTCCCGGCTCGACGGCGAGGTCACGCTGCACCTCCAGAGCGAGTCGATCGTCCTCGGCAGCGGAATCGGCGCCCCGCCGCCCGCCACCCGCGGCGGACGCGCGATGCTGGACGAGCTCGGCTCCCTGTGCGCGGTCATCGCAGACCTGCAGGACATCGAAACCGTCAACGCCAGCGGACCGGACGCCCAGCGCGTCGAGTCCTTCTTCATCCGCGAGGAGTTCCTGTGCCTGGCCGCCGGCCTGCGTCCGCTCGACGCCCTGCACGGCGGACCGGCCCAGGCCACGGCCTACGGCCAGGTCCTGGCCGACCGCCTGTGCACCTTCGCCGCCGCCCTGCTGCCCGGCCAGCGGATCGTCCTGCGACTGCTCGACCTGCGCTCCGACCACGCGGCTCACGTGACCACCGCGCCGGTGGCCGCCGAACCGAACCCTGAGATGGGCCTGCACGGCGCGCGCTGGCTTCTGGGCTCAAGCGGCTACCGGGACGCGCTGCACGCCGCACTCCGCGTCCTGCGCGACCGTCTCGGCGAGTCAGCGGACCGGGTGCACCTGTCCGTCCCGTTCCTCACCGACGAACACGAATACCGCCAGCTCCGCAGCCACCTCCAGATCCCGGACGACGTACCGGTGGCCGCGTTCATCGAGACGCCGGCGGCGGTCCACGCGGCCCGCGCGATCTGTGCCGCCGGCGCCAGCGAGCTCTTCGTCGGCACGAAGGATCTGGTGCAGTTCTACCTGGCCGCCGATCGGAACAACCACCTGGTCGCCGAGTCCTACCAGACCCGGCACCCGGCCGTCCTGGCCGGCGTGCGCGCCGTGGTGGCCGCGGCCCGCGCGACGGGAACCCCGGTGCGGGTGTTCTCCCTGCACGCGGACCTGGCCCACTATCTCCGTCAGCTTCCACCCCCGGACGGCTACATGATGTGCACGGCCGAACTCCAGCAGGTGCTCACGGCGGCCTGACAAAACCGGGCCAATCCGAACCCGGCCCCGGCACCGAACCTCCCGCGCACAACATTCGGCCCAGCGCGACGGAGCGGGAGATCTTGCGATGACCACCAAGTCCACCATCCCTGCGGGACTGCGGCCCGCACCGGGAACGCAGGCCCCCGGCCGCGGCATCGCCGCCGAGCTGGCGCGCCTCTTCGGCGACATCTGCGGGATGCCGCTGCCGGTGCGGTTGCGTGCCTGGGACGACAGCCTGGCCGGACCCTCCGACGGCCCCGAGGTGGTCCTCCCCTCACCGGCCGCGCTGCGCCGCCTGCTCTGGCACCCGAACGAGCTGGGCCTGGCCCAGGCCTACGTCACCGGTGAGCTGGACGTCACCGGCGACATCGCCGACGGGCTGCGCCGGGTCTGGCGCGTGCTCGGCGAGGACGGCCGCGACGGTCGTGGAGGCCGTGGCGGTCGCGGCGGCCGCGCCGGCAGACCGCACCCGGTGCGGGCGCTGCGGCCCCGCACCCTGAACCAGGCCCGCCGGCTCGGCGTGCTGAGCCGGCGGCCGCCCCTGCCGGCGTCCCAGGCGGCGTTGTCCGGGCGCCTGCACACCAAGGGCCGCGACCAGGCGGCGATCGCGTTCCACTACGACCTGTCCAACGACTTCTACCAGCTGATCCTGGACGAGTCGATGGCCTACTCCTGCGCCTACTGGCCCGAGGACCAGCCGGACCTGAGCCTGCCGCAGGCGCAGAGCGCCAAGTTCGACCTGATCTGCCGCAAGCTGGAGCTTCGGCCGGGCCAGCGGCTCCTGGACGTCGGCTGCGGCTGGGGCGGCCTGGTCCTGCACGCCGCCGAGAACTACGGCGTCACCGCGATCGGCGTCACCCTGTCCGCCGCGCAGGCCGCGGTGGCGCACGAGCGGGTCCGCAGCCGCGGGCTCGCCGACCGGGTGGAGATCCAGACCCGCCACTACCAGGACTTCACCACCTCAGTCCCCTTCGACGCCGTGGCCAGCATCGAGATGGGCGAGC contains:
- a CDS encoding class I SAM-dependent methyltransferase; translation: MTTKSTIPAGLRPAPGTQAPGRGIAAELARLFGDICGMPLPVRLRAWDDSLAGPSDGPEVVLPSPAALRRLLWHPNELGLAQAYVTGELDVTGDIADGLRRVWRVLGEDGRDGRGGRGGRGGRAGRPHPVRALRPRTLNQARRLGVLSRRPPLPASQAALSGRLHTKGRDQAAIAFHYDLSNDFYQLILDESMAYSCAYWPEDQPDLSLPQAQSAKFDLICRKLELRPGQRLLDVGCGWGGLVLHAAENYGVTAIGVTLSAAQAAVAHERVRSRGLADRVEIQTRHYQDFTTSVPFDAVASIEMGEHVGQDAYPGFVARLRELTAPGGRLLLQQASRGNSRGNTAPGGGAFIESFIAPDMHMRPLSETVGMLDRADWEIRGVQAMREQYVRTVRAWQATLEERWPQAVDLVGVETARVWRLYLAGGALAFEQGRMGVDQILAQRRASSRR
- a CDS encoding putative PEP-binding protein, with translation MSGRRIKGSLLSGGRQTIVQGFCNRTGRPIEGSILVAPTLEAGLYDAIVSASAVVCSSGGRTGHMQSICRGRGIPVLRIDHADLSRLDGEVTLHLQSESIVLGSGIGAPPPATRGGRAMLDELGSLCAVIADLQDIETVNASGPDAQRVESFFIREEFLCLAAGLRPLDALHGGPAQATAYGQVLADRLCTFAAALLPGQRIVLRLLDLRSDHAAHVTTAPVAAEPNPEMGLHGARWLLGSSGYRDALHAALRVLRDRLGESADRVHLSVPFLTDEHEYRQLRSHLQIPDDVPVAAFIETPAAVHAARAICAAGASELFVGTKDLVQFYLAADRNNHLVAESYQTRHPAVLAGVRAVVAAARATGTPVRVFSLHADLAHYLRQLPPPDGYMMCTAELQQVLTAA